A genomic segment from Alteribacillus bidgolensis encodes:
- the trpA gene encoding tryptophan synthase subunit alpha, translating into MTRMSVNEAAKKAEYPLFIPFIMAGDPDPSTTIELVLRMEEAGAHIVELGIPYSDPLADGPVLQRSAKRALQQGMSLMRAMQLVPEMRKRGLTIPVIIFTYYNPVFQMGVKTFLDKVKENEADGVLIPDLPYEESQELTVTAKENGLANISLVAPTSSTRIEKIANKAEGFLYCVSSLGVTGTRESFSEEAYTFIKNVNLSSKVPVAVGFGISKPEHVENLQGVCNGVIVGSAIMKKVEERLSEFSQEEKMKQNALQEIKSFVSSLISS; encoded by the coding sequence ATGACTAGAATGAGTGTGAATGAAGCGGCCAAAAAAGCAGAGTATCCACTATTTATACCGTTTATTATGGCAGGAGATCCTGATCCATCTACAACAATTGAACTTGTGCTTCGTATGGAAGAAGCAGGCGCACACATAGTAGAACTTGGAATTCCTTATTCCGATCCCCTGGCTGACGGTCCGGTGCTGCAGCGTTCGGCAAAAAGAGCATTGCAGCAGGGAATGAGTCTTATGCGCGCGATGCAGCTGGTGCCAGAAATGAGAAAAAGAGGTTTAACAATCCCCGTTATTATATTTACGTATTATAATCCAGTATTTCAAATGGGAGTAAAAACCTTTCTTGATAAAGTGAAAGAAAATGAAGCTGATGGAGTTTTGATTCCAGATCTGCCATATGAAGAAAGCCAGGAACTCACAGTAACTGCTAAAGAAAATGGCCTGGCTAATATTTCACTTGTTGCCCCGACATCGTCAACAAGAATTGAGAAAATAGCGAACAAGGCAGAAGGGTTTTTATACTGTGTATCCAGTTTAGGAGTTACGGGAACGAGGGAGTCTTTTTCAGAGGAAGCATACACATTTATAAAAAATGTCAATTTGAGCAGCAAAGTTCCTGTAGCTGTTGGCTTTGGTATTTCGAAACCAGAACACGTAGAGAATCTTCAAGGAGTATGTAATGGAGTTATAGTAGGCAGTGCTATTATGAAAAAAGTAGAAGAACGTTTAAGCGAGTTTTCACAAGAAGAGAAAATGAAACAAAATGCTCTCCAGGAAATAAAATCATTTGTTTCTTCTCTCATTTCGTCGTAA
- the trpE gene encoding anthranilate synthase component I, translating into MSESSYQLFKDQSLLNKMVPYVRRFFTDTLTPIEVFRKLESEAVFLLESKDEASPWSRYSFIGLSPQYKIQSQNGKYAFVDNNKKILLQNEDLAVLFEESIAWLKPGSPSIEVPFKGGAVGVIPYDTVEEFEPDLKSNDDPEREDEVVLLFCQTLIALDHDTKELTFIHYDADSQLDVFHRYENSQAIVSRLMEQLTFGSKEEAFLSPIAKTVDVDFEGVRSNYPKDKFLHDVEKIKEYIKAGDIFQAVLSQRFEKEVTVSAFDIYRTLRMINPSPYLFYLKLDDQEVVGSSPERLIQVQDNHVEIHPIAGTRKRGTTTEEDGELVRELLDDEKEKAEHYMLVDLARNDVGRVAEYGSVDTPVLLEIGKFSHVMHIISKVTGRLAANTKPVKALQASFPAGTVSGAPKFRAMEILKELEPERRGIYAGAVCYLGFDGNIDSCIAIRTMIVKNNKARIQAGAGIVADSIPEKEFEETQNKAAALLKAVESAEKMFGKNGEENVHAEKYIEQMY; encoded by the coding sequence ATGTCAGAATCTTCCTATCAGTTATTTAAAGACCAATCCTTGCTTAATAAAATGGTGCCGTATGTTAGACGTTTCTTTACGGACACTCTAACTCCAATAGAAGTATTTAGAAAACTTGAAAGTGAAGCAGTATTTCTGCTGGAAAGTAAAGATGAAGCGTCTCCTTGGTCTAGGTATTCATTTATTGGACTATCTCCACAATATAAAATTCAAAGTCAAAATGGGAAATATGCATTTGTAGATAATAACAAAAAAATATTGCTGCAAAATGAAGATCTTGCAGTATTGTTTGAAGAGTCCATTGCATGGCTGAAACCGGGTTCTCCTTCCATTGAAGTGCCTTTTAAAGGCGGAGCTGTCGGTGTTATTCCTTATGATACAGTAGAAGAATTTGAGCCAGACTTGAAATCAAATGATGATCCTGAACGTGAAGATGAAGTAGTACTTCTGTTTTGCCAGACGTTAATTGCCTTGGATCATGATACAAAAGAACTGACATTTATTCATTATGACGCGGATAGCCAATTAGATGTATTTCATCGTTATGAAAATTCACAAGCAATTGTTTCAAGGTTAATGGAACAACTCACCTTCGGTTCTAAGGAAGAAGCATTTTTGTCACCAATAGCAAAAACAGTGGATGTTGATTTTGAGGGAGTCCGTTCCAATTATCCTAAAGATAAATTTTTACATGACGTTGAGAAAATTAAAGAATATATAAAAGCTGGTGATATCTTTCAAGCCGTACTTTCACAGCGATTTGAAAAGGAGGTCACTGTTTCAGCTTTTGATATATACCGCACTCTTCGAATGATTAATCCATCACCTTATTTATTTTATCTAAAACTTGACGATCAAGAAGTTGTAGGAAGTTCTCCTGAAAGGTTAATTCAAGTACAGGATAATCATGTGGAAATTCACCCGATAGCTGGGACTAGAAAGCGCGGGACTACAACAGAAGAGGACGGCGAATTAGTCCGTGAACTTTTAGATGATGAAAAAGAGAAAGCCGAACACTATATGCTTGTTGATCTTGCAAGGAATGATGTAGGCAGAGTAGCAGAATATGGCTCTGTAGACACTCCTGTATTACTTGAGATCGGGAAATTTTCCCATGTCATGCATATTATTTCGAAAGTAACGGGGAGACTTGCAGCAAATACAAAGCCGGTTAAAGCCCTGCAAGCCTCGTTTCCAGCAGGAACCGTTTCAGGTGCACCAAAATTTAGAGCCATGGAAATATTGAAAGAATTAGAGCCTGAGCGACGCGGCATTTATGCAGGAGCAGTTTGTTATTTAGGATTTGATGGCAATATTGATTCTTGTATAGCCATCAGAACAATGATCGTTAAAAATAATAAAGCTAGAATACAAGCTGGTGCAGGGATTGTAGCAGATTCCATACCTGAAAAAGAATTTGAAGAAACACAAAATAAAGCGGCAGCCCTATTAAAAGCAGTGGAATCTGCAGAAAAAATGTTCGGGAAAAATGGGGAGGAGAATGTTCATGCTGAAAAATATATTGAACAAATGTATTGA
- a CDS encoding YpiF family protein, with the protein MKWTTEDIPFFINEREYIDTALIPLLPIDFGNGIRQSAAMSEFITVITAEIERQFKGRVLLVPPFTYLDSENITDCKENLEQWTTKMKEEEMKHVILITADPSWKKVEVDIEDLLVWMPLVPLENMESEYKKQVVSEQIKQLIPLVMDKWKSGP; encoded by the coding sequence ATGAAATGGACTACTGAGGATATACCGTTCTTCATAAATGAAAGGGAATATATTGATACGGCTCTTATCCCTCTTTTGCCAATTGATTTTGGGAATGGGATACGTCAAAGTGCTGCGATGAGTGAGTTTATTACAGTCATTACAGCGGAGATTGAGCGCCAATTCAAGGGAAGAGTACTCCTTGTTCCACCGTTTACTTACTTAGATTCAGAAAATATTACTGATTGTAAGGAAAATCTTGAACAATGGACAACCAAAATGAAAGAAGAAGAAATGAAACATGTGATTTTAATAACAGCTGACCCTTCTTGGAAAAAGGTTGAAGTAGATATAGAGGATCTATTAGTATGGATGCCTCTTGTACCTTTGGAAAATATGGAGTCAGAATATAAGAAACAAGTAGTCTCAGAACAAATAAAACAGCTTATTCCTTTAGTAATGGACAAATGGAAAAGCGGCCCTTAG
- a CDS encoding prephenate dehydrogenase, producing the protein MKRKICIIGMGLIGGSIALAIKKEHSVHITGIDIDSNQLKLAQSLGVIDEPAEELAAGVEDADLIIIAVPVTKTECIIEELEAVPLKSGAIVTDVGSTKDRIFHKAKQLYKKNVTFIGGHPMAGSHKSGVQAAKSHLFENAFYILTPCENTNTNKIIQLQNWLKGTKARFIELTPKQHDKFAGLISHFPHIIAAGLVHQVKNTENEDELVSRLAAGGFRDITRIASASPVMWRDILLHNKDTILSLLHNWKEEMNNVEQMLKEEDPTEILNYFSAAKTFRDGLPTKEKGALPAFYDLFVDVPDHPGVISDVTGILGEADISITNIRIIETREDIMGVLQLSFRTEYDREEGRQHLENALYETYVME; encoded by the coding sequence GTGAAAAGAAAAATATGCATCATTGGTATGGGTCTTATTGGCGGATCCATCGCTTTAGCTATAAAAAAAGAGCATAGTGTACATATTACGGGAATTGATATTGACAGCAATCAATTAAAACTGGCGCAGTCTCTGGGAGTGATTGATGAACCAGCCGAAGAGTTAGCAGCAGGCGTAGAAGATGCGGATTTAATCATAATTGCTGTTCCTGTTACAAAAACAGAATGTATTATTGAAGAATTAGAGGCCGTCCCATTAAAGAGCGGGGCTATTGTAACGGACGTTGGCAGTACAAAGGATAGAATATTTCATAAAGCGAAGCAATTATACAAAAAAAATGTAACCTTTATTGGGGGACATCCTATGGCAGGATCCCATAAAAGCGGGGTCCAGGCAGCTAAGTCTCATTTATTTGAAAATGCATTTTATATACTAACGCCTTGTGAAAACACAAATACTAATAAAATCATACAACTTCAAAACTGGCTTAAAGGGACAAAAGCACGTTTTATCGAATTAACGCCCAAACAACATGATAAATTTGCAGGATTAATCAGCCACTTTCCTCACATAATTGCTGCGGGACTGGTCCATCAAGTAAAAAATACAGAAAATGAAGACGAGCTTGTTTCTAGACTGGCAGCAGGCGGCTTTCGTGACATCACGCGTATTGCTTCCGCAAGCCCGGTAATGTGGAGAGATATTCTTTTGCACAATAAAGATACTATATTATCACTTCTTCATAATTGGAAAGAAGAAATGAACAATGTTGAACAAATGCTGAAAGAAGAAGATCCAACTGAAATATTAAATTATTTTTCTGCGGCTAAAACATTCAGGGATGGACTTCCGACAAAAGAAAAAGGTGCTTTACCAGCATTTTATGATTTATTTGTAGATGTCCCGGACCACCCAGGTGTAATATCTGACGTGACGGGAATTTTAGGCGAAGCAGATATTAGTATTACTAACATTCGTATTATTGAAACGCGAGAGGATATAATGGGAGTGTTGCAGCTTTCTTTCCGAACAGAATATGACCGGGAAGAAGGTCGTCAACATTTAGAGAATGCTTTATACGAAACATATGTTATGGAATAA
- the trpC gene encoding indole-3-glycerol phosphate synthase TrpC, protein MLNKIIDTKKSEIQSLQLPPKADVSNYSFKNALAQHSDVQVIAEVKKASPSKGLIRPDFHPEKIAESYQKGGAAALSVLTDEPYFQGKREYLTAVKHMVSIPVLRKDFIIDRLQVEESARIGADAILLIAAALEPAHLHELYEEAHEKGLEVLVEFHSKEELGSVLKIFKPAIIGINNRDLRTFKTTLAVTEELSEFIPSGSLLVSESGIYTNQDIRRVQNVGAEAVLVGESLMRQSNVELALRQLKGERFHDSSLS, encoded by the coding sequence ATGCTTAATAAAATTATTGATACAAAAAAATCAGAAATACAATCTTTACAGCTGCCCCCTAAAGCAGATGTATCAAATTACTCTTTTAAGAATGCTCTAGCACAACATAGTGACGTGCAGGTTATTGCAGAAGTAAAAAAAGCATCCCCTTCAAAAGGGTTAATCCGGCCAGATTTTCATCCAGAAAAAATTGCAGAAAGTTATCAAAAGGGAGGGGCAGCAGCACTCTCTGTTTTGACTGATGAACCATACTTCCAAGGAAAACGCGAGTACTTAACGGCGGTAAAACATATGGTATCTATTCCTGTGCTGCGAAAAGATTTTATTATCGATAGATTACAAGTAGAAGAAAGTGCAAGAATCGGAGCAGATGCCATTCTTCTAATAGCAGCTGCTCTTGAGCCTGCCCATCTGCACGAGCTATATGAGGAAGCACATGAAAAAGGATTAGAAGTACTGGTTGAGTTTCATTCTAAAGAGGAACTTGGAAGTGTGCTGAAAATCTTCAAACCTGCTATAATTGGTATTAATAATCGGGATTTACGGACTTTTAAAACGACGTTGGCAGTGACAGAGGAATTGAGTGAATTTATCCCTTCTGGCAGTTTGCTCGTAAGCGAGAGTGGTATATATACGAATCAAGATATTCGTAGAGTGCAGAATGTCGGGGCTGAAGCTGTTTTAGTTGGTGAATCCTTAATGAGGCAGTCCAATGTCGAACTTGCTTTACGACAATTAAAAGGAGAAAGATTTCATGACTCGTCCTTATCTTAA
- the trpD gene encoding anthranilate phosphoribosyltransferase, whose protein sequence is MLKNILNKCIEGNTLTEENAKDAMDEIMQGNATESQIASLLTVLRFRGETVDEMTGFARSMRDHVIKIPHNEEFVIDTCGTGGDQSSTYNISTASAIALSSFGVKVAKHGNRSVSSKSGSADVLEELGLSVQTTPEDAAVSLRHHDMAFLFAPLYHVAMKHAVAPRKEIGFRTIFNLLGPITNPANAKGQVIGVFNKEYGLKMAQSLQRMGAERAMFVTGEDGLDEMTITGKTFVTELIDNDIKQYTITPEQFGLKRADIDPVQVNNAKESARLIEDIFQGSVSGAAKDILVLNIAAGLYIADQTASLKEGVKEANRVLENGEVLKQLQRLRKEKVEEQHA, encoded by the coding sequence ATGCTGAAAAATATATTGAACAAATGTATTGAAGGGAACACTTTGACAGAAGAAAATGCAAAAGATGCGATGGATGAGATAATGCAAGGAAATGCAACAGAAAGTCAAATAGCCAGCTTATTAACCGTTTTACGTTTTCGCGGTGAAACAGTAGATGAAATGACAGGTTTTGCAAGATCTATGCGGGACCATGTAATAAAGATTCCTCATAATGAAGAATTTGTAATTGATACATGCGGAACGGGTGGAGATCAAAGTTCAACATATAATATATCCACTGCTTCTGCTATTGCTCTTTCTTCGTTCGGTGTAAAAGTAGCTAAACATGGAAATCGTTCTGTTTCATCAAAGAGTGGCAGTGCCGATGTGCTAGAAGAGTTAGGCCTTTCTGTACAGACTACACCAGAAGATGCAGCTGTCTCTCTTAGGCATCATGATATGGCCTTTTTGTTTGCCCCTTTATACCACGTAGCTATGAAACATGCAGTTGCTCCTAGAAAAGAAATTGGATTTCGGACTATTTTCAATTTATTAGGCCCTATCACAAACCCTGCAAATGCAAAAGGACAGGTTATTGGGGTTTTTAATAAAGAATATGGATTAAAAATGGCACAGTCTCTTCAGCGCATGGGTGCAGAACGTGCTATGTTTGTTACCGGTGAAGACGGTCTTGACGAAATGACGATAACCGGGAAAACATTTGTAACTGAACTAATAGATAATGATATTAAGCAATATACTATTACACCCGAGCAATTCGGTTTAAAAAGGGCTGACATTGATCCTGTACAAGTAAATAACGCCAAGGAAAGCGCTCGTCTTATTGAAGATATTTTTCAAGGAAGTGTAAGCGGTGCTGCCAAAGATATTCTCGTGCTGAATATAGCCGCAGGACTGTATATAGCAGATCAAACTGCATCCCTTAAAGAAGGAGTTAAAGAAGCTAATAGAGTATTAGAAAATGGTGAAGTTCTTAAGCAATTGCAGCGTCTTAGAAAAGAAAAGGTGGAAGAACAGCATGCTTAA
- a CDS encoding phosphoribosylanthranilate isomerase yields MTRPYLKLCGLHSEQDVEAARSSNADYVGFVMAESKRKVSPKEAASWLERHKLPEKKVAALFVNAPLKNIQEVVNVLSPDIIQLHGSESPEKAAETKQKFGLEVWKALPHDEDTIKRMESYLTKVDGFVIDAKVKGAWGGTGERFDWSHVPKYVEFGKEHGIPVFIAGGVNPDNVEKLLPYQPWGIDLSSGVETKGVKDKQKLTRLEKRLNKNE; encoded by the coding sequence ATGACTCGTCCTTATCTTAAACTATGCGGGCTTCATTCAGAACAGGATGTAGAGGCTGCACGTTCTTCAAACGCTGATTATGTAGGATTTGTAATGGCAGAAAGCAAAAGAAAAGTATCGCCTAAAGAGGCTGCTTCCTGGCTTGAAAGGCATAAATTGCCGGAAAAGAAGGTAGCAGCCCTCTTTGTTAATGCCCCATTAAAAAACATACAAGAAGTAGTTAATGTTCTATCTCCTGATATTATTCAATTGCATGGCTCAGAATCTCCTGAAAAGGCAGCAGAGACGAAACAGAAGTTCGGTTTGGAAGTTTGGAAGGCTCTTCCTCACGATGAAGATACCATAAAGCGAATGGAAAGCTATTTAACTAAAGTAGATGGATTTGTTATCGATGCGAAAGTAAAAGGAGCCTGGGGAGGAACTGGTGAACGTTTTGATTGGTCGCACGTTCCAAAATATGTTGAATTTGGAAAAGAACACGGCATTCCTGTTTTCATTGCTGGAGGGGTGAATCCAGATAATGTAGAAAAGCTGCTGCCCTATCAGCCATGGGGAATTGATCTATCAAGTGGTGTTGAAACAAAAGGTGTAAAAGATAAACAGAAATTGACTCGTTTGGAAAAGAGGTTGAATAAAAATGAGTAA
- the hisC gene encoding histidinol-phosphate transaminase — MKFKSQILGMTPYKPGKPMEEVKKELGLKIVHKLASNENPYGASPKVQEAIKQAALHPEVYPDGYAGNIREAVAEHLNVKQSQLLFGAGSDEVILMLCRALLTPETNTVMATPSFSQYKHNAVIEGAEIREVPLKNGIHDLPAMLNQIDDKTRIVWVCNPNNPSGTYVGNEEFEDFLQQVPNHVLVVSDEAYIEYVTAQDFPNTLSSLDNFPNLMVLRTFSKAYGLASMRIGYGVASEELMNKLDPVRPPFNTTTIAQHAAIAALNDHAYIEDCRIKNREALDQFEAFCKERKLSYLPSETNFMLIHTGISGDEMFNSLLKKGIIVRSGEALGFPEWIRVTTGTSEQNKYFLQAFEECLNEHKHSIKG; from the coding sequence ATGAAATTTAAATCGCAAATATTGGGGATGACGCCGTATAAACCGGGAAAGCCAATGGAAGAGGTGAAAAAAGAACTCGGTTTAAAAATAGTCCATAAATTAGCTTCGAATGAAAATCCTTATGGTGCCTCTCCAAAAGTGCAGGAAGCGATTAAACAAGCGGCACTGCATCCTGAAGTGTACCCTGATGGTTATGCCGGAAACATTAGAGAAGCAGTGGCCGAACATTTAAATGTTAAACAGAGTCAATTATTATTTGGAGCCGGCTCAGATGAGGTCATTTTAATGCTATGCCGTGCTTTATTGACTCCAGAGACCAACACCGTGATGGCAACTCCGTCTTTTTCTCAATATAAACACAATGCTGTTATTGAAGGAGCTGAAATTAGAGAAGTCCCTTTAAAAAATGGCATACACGACCTGCCAGCCATGCTTAATCAAATAGATGACAAGACGAGAATTGTATGGGTTTGTAATCCGAATAATCCATCTGGCACGTATGTTGGCAATGAGGAGTTTGAAGATTTTTTACAGCAAGTTCCAAATCACGTCCTTGTCGTATCGGATGAAGCCTATATTGAATATGTTACAGCCCAAGATTTTCCTAATACGCTTTCTTCTTTAGATAATTTTCCTAACTTAATGGTGCTTAGAACTTTTTCTAAGGCTTACGGCCTGGCTTCTATGCGAATCGGCTACGGTGTTGCTTCTGAAGAACTAATGAATAAACTTGATCCAGTTCGGCCGCCGTTTAATACGACTACGATAGCCCAGCATGCCGCTATTGCAGCATTAAATGACCATGCGTATATAGAAGACTGCCGAATAAAAAATAGAGAGGCATTGGATCAATTTGAAGCCTTCTGTAAGGAAAGAAAACTTTCCTATCTGCCTTCTGAAACGAATTTTATGTTAATTCACACAGGCATCTCGGGTGATGAAATGTTTAATTCCTTGTTGAAGAAAGGAATTATTGTTCGTTCAGGAGAAGCTCTTGGTTTTCCGGAGTGGATACGGGTTACAACAGGCACGAGTGAGCAAAATAAATATTTCTTACAGGCATTTGAAGAATGTTTAAATGAACACAAACATTCTATTAAAGGATAA
- a CDS encoding tetratricopeptide repeat protein, translating to MQKSLEEIIQVIQEGDIEKGLKSLEQYERKADHQEKYDLVQLYEELGRLDKAKPLIEELINYYPEEGELLTMAAEIAIDMDEEDEAIEWLLEVDEEDEAFLRAQMLLADLYQLQGLDEVAEKKLKDALQKAPDEPVLLAGLGDYYLDRGDFAKSIPYLKQAERMGFEFPEGGLDLRLAEAYSATGEFETALPYYQKGLNEKADPHAMFGYGYTALQIEDYDLAAKEFNKLKEADPDFVTLYPYLIRAYEGLEKYELALKTAEQGLSVDEYNDTLFTEAGKLQLSLGNEKVAEERFREALSINPGNQEAATSVLALWLEQEDFEAIEDLVTYLKDIGEEDASFDWYHGKALWEKEDFQNAFQAYEKASASFMDNEEFLEDYGKLLLEMGHRDQALKIFKKAFLLDSSNESLQLLISELEDNFL from the coding sequence ATGCAAAAGAGCCTTGAGGAAATAATACAAGTGATTCAAGAGGGGGATATAGAAAAAGGCCTTAAAAGCCTTGAGCAATATGAAAGGAAAGCAGATCATCAGGAAAAATATGACCTTGTTCAATTATACGAAGAATTAGGGAGACTAGATAAAGCAAAGCCTCTAATAGAAGAATTAATTAATTATTATCCTGAAGAAGGAGAATTATTAACAATGGCAGCTGAAATTGCTATCGATATGGACGAAGAAGATGAGGCGATTGAATGGCTGTTAGAAGTTGATGAAGAAGACGAAGCTTTTTTACGGGCACAAATGCTTCTTGCTGATCTTTATCAACTGCAAGGTCTTGATGAAGTTGCAGAAAAGAAATTAAAAGATGCGCTGCAAAAAGCTCCTGATGAACCCGTCCTTTTAGCTGGTTTAGGAGACTATTATTTAGATAGAGGAGACTTTGCAAAGAGTATTCCTTATCTAAAGCAAGCAGAAAGGATGGGGTTTGAATTTCCTGAAGGCGGCTTAGATTTGAGGCTTGCTGAAGCATACAGTGCTACAGGGGAGTTTGAGACAGCATTACCTTATTATCAAAAAGGGTTAAACGAAAAAGCAGATCCTCATGCTATGTTTGGGTACGGTTATACTGCCTTGCAAATAGAAGACTATGACTTGGCAGCTAAGGAATTTAATAAGCTAAAAGAAGCTGACCCTGATTTTGTCACGCTATACCCATATTTGATTCGAGCTTACGAAGGTTTAGAAAAATATGAGTTAGCACTGAAAACAGCAGAACAAGGCTTATCTGTTGACGAATATAATGATACATTGTTTACAGAGGCAGGAAAACTGCAATTGTCATTAGGAAATGAAAAAGTGGCAGAAGAGCGGTTTAGAGAAGCACTATCTATAAATCCAGGTAATCAAGAAGCTGCGACTTCTGTTTTGGCTTTATGGCTTGAACAGGAAGACTTTGAAGCAATAGAAGATCTTGTAACGTACTTAAAAGACATAGGAGAAGAGGATGCTAGCTTTGATTGGTATCATGGAAAAGCTTTATGGGAAAAAGAGGACTTCCAAAATGCGTTTCAAGCATATGAAAAGGCTTCTGCATCTTTTATGGATAACGAAGAATTCTTAGAAGATTACGGGAAGCTGTTATTAGAGATGGGACATAGAGACCAAGCTTTAAAGATATTTAAAAAGGCATTTCTTCTCGACTCCTCAAATGAGTCACTTCAATTATTAATAAGTGAACTTGAAGATAATTTTTTATAA
- the trpB gene encoding tryptophan synthase subunit beta has product MSKVYPDNNGRFGSFGGKFVPETLMYALEELEKSLTEAWEDSTFVEEYKHTLAEYAGRPTPLTYAERLTQKLGGAKIYLKREDLLHTGAHKLNNAVGQALLAKRMGKSKIVAETGAGQHGVATATVCARLGLECKVFMGEEDMRRQELNVFRMELLGAEVVPAVSGSKTLKDATNEAIRYWVANVEDTFYLIGSVVGPHPYPKMVRDFQRIIGDETKEQLQDKEGTLPDAAAACVGGGSNAIGMFYPFLEDEVELFGAEAAGKGISTKKHAATITKGTKGVIHGSLTYLIQDENGQIIEPYSISAGLDYPGIGPEHAYLAESGRVAYEGVTDKEALEALSLLTRAEGILPAIESAHALHLAFKKAKEMKEGQTIVICLSGRGDKDVNSIKEAMEKESKS; this is encoded by the coding sequence ATGAGTAAAGTCTATCCGGACAACAATGGACGTTTCGGCAGTTTTGGAGGGAAATTTGTCCCTGAGACTTTAATGTACGCCCTCGAAGAGTTGGAAAAATCATTAACAGAAGCATGGGAAGACTCGACATTCGTTGAAGAATACAAACATACATTAGCAGAATATGCTGGTCGTCCCACTCCTCTCACGTATGCAGAAAGGCTTACCCAAAAACTGGGAGGAGCAAAAATTTACTTAAAAAGAGAAGATTTGCTTCATACTGGGGCCCATAAACTTAACAATGCTGTAGGACAAGCGTTATTAGCTAAACGAATGGGAAAAAGCAAGATTGTAGCGGAAACTGGCGCAGGTCAGCACGGGGTGGCAACGGCAACTGTGTGTGCACGTCTTGGCCTAGAATGCAAGGTATTTATGGGAGAAGAAGACATGCGGCGTCAGGAACTAAATGTGTTTAGAATGGAATTGCTCGGTGCTGAGGTTGTGCCAGCAGTTTCGGGTAGCAAGACACTAAAAGATGCTACAAATGAAGCAATACGTTATTGGGTGGCTAACGTAGAAGATACTTTTTATCTTATCGGATCTGTTGTTGGTCCGCACCCTTATCCAAAAATGGTTAGAGATTTTCAACGAATTATTGGAGATGAAACAAAAGAGCAATTACAAGATAAAGAAGGAACTCTTCCAGATGCAGCAGCAGCTTGTGTTGGAGGAGGAAGCAATGCCATTGGTATGTTTTATCCTTTTTTAGAAGATGAAGTGGAACTATTTGGAGCAGAAGCAGCAGGGAAAGGCATATCGACTAAAAAGCACGCAGCTACTATTACGAAAGGAACGAAAGGGGTTATTCATGGATCGCTCACTTATTTAATTCAGGATGAAAATGGACAGATTATCGAGCCTTATTCAATTTCAGCGGGTCTTGATTATCCTGGAATTGGACCGGAGCATGCATATCTTGCAGAAAGCGGCCGAGTCGCTTATGAAGGTGTGACTGATAAAGAAGCGCTGGAAGCTCTATCGCTGTTAACACGAGCAGAAGGAATACTGCCTGCTATTGAATCTGCACATGCTTTGCATCTAGCTTTTAAAAAAGCAAAAGAGATGAAGGAAGGACAAACCATTGTCATCTGTTTATCCGGAAGAGGAGATAAAGATGTTAATTCCATAAAAGAAGCAATGGAAAAGGAGTCTAAATCATGA
- a CDS encoding ReoY family proteolytic degradation factor has translation MNSAISTIEKRGFLKWLLKGQHIKRREYAWILNYLLSDSNLLEHVHFVEKAEFCPKAIILSAEGLSNIPFSFHKHQYVTMDTERSFHDIRLHPDEELYVQLNFDDVDFQRHYVSVLEENPYLPGRGQEKLLLEVVADIILNQALIDFKLQTLREKIDKALEEKNKEEFYAYSQELLELKRSIEP, from the coding sequence ATGAACAGTGCAATTTCTACGATTGAAAAGAGAGGTTTTTTAAAATGGCTCTTAAAAGGACAGCATATAAAAAGAAGAGAATATGCATGGATTTTAAATTACCTCCTAAGTGACAGTAATTTGCTAGAACATGTTCATTTCGTGGAAAAAGCAGAGTTTTGTCCAAAAGCAATTATTTTATCAGCTGAGGGTCTCAGTAATATTCCTTTTTCATTCCATAAGCATCAATATGTTACGATGGACACAGAAAGATCATTCCACGACATACGGCTCCATCCGGATGAAGAATTATACGTCCAGCTAAACTTTGATGACGTAGATTTTCAACGTCACTATGTTTCTGTCTTGGAGGAGAATCCTTATTTACCAGGACGGGGACAAGAAAAACTGCTATTGGAAGTAGTTGCAGATATAATATTAAATCAGGCTTTAATTGATTTTAAGCTTCAAACATTACGGGAAAAAATTGATAAAGCCTTAGAAGAAAAGAATAAAGAAGAATTTTATGCTTATAGTCAGGAATTATTAGAATTAAAGCGCAGCATAGAACCATAA